One part of the Streptomyces nigra genome encodes these proteins:
- a CDS encoding gamma-glutamyl-gamma-aminobutyrate hydrolase family protein: MIGVSTYLEAGARWGVWELEAALLPVGYPRLVQRAGGLAAMLPPDDPEHAAAAVARLDGLVVAGGPDVDPVRYGAERDPRSGPPAPDRDVWELALIDAALAAGVPLLGICRGMQLLNVARGGTLVQHLDGHAEVVGVFGGHPVKPVPGTLYAAAVPEETTVPTYHHQAVDRLGEGLIPTAHAADGTVEAIELPSSPWVLGVQWHPEMGEDVRVMRALVQAAGG; encoded by the coding sequence TTGATCGGGGTCAGCACCTATCTGGAGGCGGGCGCGCGCTGGGGCGTGTGGGAGCTGGAGGCAGCCCTGCTGCCGGTCGGCTACCCGCGCCTGGTGCAGCGGGCGGGCGGCCTGGCCGCGATGCTGCCGCCGGACGACCCGGAGCACGCGGCGGCGGCCGTGGCCCGGCTGGACGGGCTGGTCGTCGCGGGCGGCCCGGACGTCGACCCGGTCCGGTACGGCGCCGAGCGCGACCCGCGCAGCGGGCCGCCGGCGCCGGACCGGGACGTCTGGGAGCTGGCCCTGATCGACGCGGCCCTGGCGGCGGGCGTCCCACTGCTCGGCATCTGCCGGGGCATGCAGCTGCTGAACGTCGCCCGCGGCGGGACGCTCGTCCAGCACCTCGACGGGCACGCGGAGGTCGTCGGCGTCTTCGGCGGCCACCCCGTCAAGCCGGTGCCCGGCACCCTGTACGCCGCCGCGGTCCCGGAGGAGACGACCGTCCCCACCTACCACCACCAGGCCGTCGACCGGCTCGGCGAGGGCCTGATCCCCACGGCCCACGCGGCCGACGGCACGGTGGAGGCGATCGAACTCCCCTCGTCCCCCTGGGTCCTGGGCGTCCAGTGGCACCCGGAAATGGGCGAGGACGTACGCGTGATGCGCGCCCTGGTGCAGGCGGCGGGCGGCTGA
- a CDS encoding helix-turn-helix domain-containing protein, with the protein MGDHKEQPLRVGAAVRRRRRALNLTLAVVAERSGLSVPFLSQVENDRARPSQSSLEKVADALRTTAVELLAAADPACSVDVVRADTTDLAPEPRTRSLVRGHHQMHASEYTGDHDAGRELQHRNDQLMYVADGAVEIEAEGRAYRLGRGDTLYLTGGVRHRWRATVPETRIVVVAVAEHIEAVRDRPGR; encoded by the coding sequence ATGGGCGACCACAAGGAGCAGCCCCTCCGGGTGGGCGCCGCGGTGCGCCGGCGCCGCCGCGCCCTGAACCTGACGCTCGCCGTCGTGGCCGAGCGCAGCGGCCTGTCCGTGCCCTTCCTCAGCCAGGTCGAGAACGACCGGGCGCGGCCCAGCCAGAGCTCCCTGGAGAAGGTCGCCGACGCGCTGCGCACCACCGCGGTGGAACTGCTCGCCGCCGCGGACCCGGCGTGCAGCGTCGACGTGGTCCGCGCCGACACCACCGATCTGGCGCCCGAGCCGCGGACCCGGTCCCTGGTGCGCGGCCACCACCAGATGCACGCCTCCGAGTACACCGGCGACCATGACGCCGGCCGTGAACTGCAGCACCGCAACGACCAGTTGATGTACGTCGCCGACGGTGCCGTGGAGATCGAGGCCGAGGGCCGCGCCTACCGCCTGGGCCGCGGCGACACCCTGTATCTGACCGGCGGGGTGCGCCACCGGTGGCGGGCGACCGTGCCGGAGACCCGGATCGTCGTCGTCGCCGTGGCCGAGCACATCGAGGCGGTCCGGGACCGGCCCGGCCGCTGA
- a CDS encoding LysR family transcriptional regulator, with product MSEEAEQRFRAGSVAHRVPDLGAMELLLAVARLGSLGGAARELGITQPAASSRIRSMERQLGVALVDRSPRGSRLTDAGALVTDWARRVVEAAEAFDAGAQALRVRRDSRLRVAASMTIAEYLLPGWLLALRAQRPDTAVSLHAGNSAAVAERLLSGEADLGFVEGLTVPTGLDSVVIAHDSLIVVTAPGHAWSRRRRPLDATELAATPLILREKGSGTRQVLDAALGGLARPLIELSSTTAVKAAAVSGAGPAVLSELAVGEELSMRRLVAIPLAAVSLARDLRAVWPTGHRPVGPARELLSLTRG from the coding sequence ATGAGCGAGGAGGCGGAGCAGCGGTTCCGCGCCGGATCCGTGGCGCACCGCGTCCCCGATCTGGGCGCGATGGAGCTGCTGCTGGCGGTGGCACGACTGGGCAGTCTGGGCGGGGCGGCGCGGGAGCTGGGCATCACCCAGCCGGCGGCGAGCAGCCGGATCCGTTCCATGGAACGCCAGTTGGGGGTCGCGCTGGTGGACCGGTCGCCGCGCGGCTCACGGCTGACCGACGCGGGGGCGCTGGTCACGGACTGGGCGCGGCGGGTCGTGGAGGCGGCGGAGGCGTTCGACGCCGGGGCGCAGGCGCTGCGGGTGCGGCGGGACTCACGGCTGCGGGTCGCGGCGAGCATGACCATCGCGGAGTATCTGCTGCCGGGCTGGCTGCTCGCGCTGCGCGCCCAGCGGCCGGACACCGCGGTGTCCCTGCACGCCGGGAACTCGGCGGCGGTCGCGGAGCGGCTGCTGTCCGGCGAGGCGGACCTGGGGTTCGTGGAGGGGCTGACCGTGCCGACCGGGCTGGACTCCGTGGTCATCGCCCACGACAGCCTGATCGTGGTGACCGCGCCGGGGCACGCCTGGTCGCGGCGGCGCCGGCCGCTGGACGCGACGGAGCTGGCGGCGACCCCGCTGATCCTGCGCGAGAAGGGCTCGGGCACCCGGCAGGTCCTGGACGCGGCACTGGGCGGACTGGCCCGGCCGCTGATCGAACTGTCCTCCACCACGGCCGTGAAGGCGGCCGCCGTGAGCGGCGCCGGTCCCGCCGTCCTCAGCGAACTCGCCGTCGGCGAGGAACTGTCCATGCGCCGCCTGGTCGCCATCCCGCTGGCCGCTGTCTCCCTGGCCCGCGACCTCCGCGCGGTCTGGCCCACGGGCCACCGCCCGGTGGGCCCGGCGCGGGAACTGCTGTCGCTGACGCGGGGGTGA
- a CDS encoding RluA family pseudouridine synthase produces MRRRTPPPPSPLPQLNGVDPVRVRLPATDGWATVRDHLVARLAAGDGVIDGMLDAGRIVDATGRPVARDTAYAPGMYVWFHRELADEERVPFPIEVVHRDEHIVVADKPHFLATTPRGSHVAETALARLRRDLGLPALGAAHRLDRLTAGLVLFTVRPEERGAYQSLFRDRLMAKEYEAVAPYEPGLDLPRTVRSRIVKERGVMAAREVPGEPNAVSRIELVEHRDGRARYRLTPSTGQTHQLRVHMSALGVPILGDPLYPVVTGPVPAGDFRRPLQLLARALEFTDPVTGHRHRFVSSRDLGAWSSYADWAAG; encoded by the coding sequence ATGAGACGCCGTACGCCGCCCCCACCCTCCCCGCTGCCCCAGCTGAACGGGGTGGACCCGGTGCGCGTACGGCTGCCCGCCACCGACGGGTGGGCGACCGTACGGGACCATCTCGTGGCGCGCCTCGCCGCCGGGGACGGCGTGATCGACGGCATGCTGGACGCGGGACGGATCGTGGACGCCACCGGGCGGCCGGTGGCCCGCGACACCGCCTACGCGCCCGGCATGTACGTCTGGTTCCACCGCGAGCTCGCCGACGAGGAGCGGGTGCCGTTCCCGATCGAGGTCGTCCACCGGGACGAGCACATCGTGGTCGCCGACAAGCCGCACTTCCTGGCCACGACGCCCCGCGGCAGCCATGTCGCCGAGACGGCGCTCGCCCGGCTGCGGCGCGACCTCGGTCTCCCGGCGCTGGGCGCGGCTCACCGGCTGGACCGCCTGACGGCGGGGCTGGTGCTGTTCACGGTCCGGCCCGAGGAGCGCGGCGCCTACCAGTCGCTGTTCCGCGACCGGCTGATGGCCAAGGAGTACGAGGCGGTGGCCCCGTACGAGCCCGGGCTGGACCTGCCCCGGACCGTGCGCAGCCGCATCGTGAAGGAGCGCGGGGTGATGGCGGCCCGCGAGGTGCCCGGGGAGCCCAACGCGGTCAGCCGGATCGAGCTGGTGGAGCACCGGGACGGGCGCGCCCGGTACCGGCTCACGCCCAGCACCGGCCAGACGCACCAGCTGCGGGTGCACATGAGCGCGCTGGGCGTACCGATCCTGGGCGACCCCCTGTACCCGGTGGTGACCGGCCCGGTGCCGGCCGGTGACTTCCGTCGCCCGCTCCAACTGCTGGCGCGGGCACTGGAGTTCACCGACCCGGTCACCGGGCACCGGCACCGGTTCGTCAGCTCGCGTGACCTGGGGGCCTGGTCGTCGTACGCCGACTGGGCGGCCGGCTGA
- a CDS encoding TDT family transporter: MVTAVRHLGPNWYAAVMGTAAVATAGAALPVPRVPGLRTVCAAVWALSLLLLLALLAARALHWTHHRDQARAHLLDPAVAPFYGCLSMALLAVGGGALTLGRDWIGDDAALALDVVLFTAGTATGLAAAVAVPYLMAVRHRAPAAQATPVWLLPLVAPMVAAAVGPLLVPHLPPGQARATLLLGCVAMFGLSLLATLLMLPLVFARLITGGPLPLALTPSLFLVLGPLGQSTTAVGAFADAAPGALPAPYGESLGVLAVLYGVPVMGFALLWLGLAGAHVVRARRLGMGFAMTWWAFTFPVGTCVTGAAALARHTGLFVYDGLAVALYGLLVAAWAVAAVHTVRGLFSGALLAAPRPAPVAPRPVTVRTTSGAVR; this comes from the coding sequence ATGGTCACCGCCGTCCGTCACCTCGGACCCAACTGGTACGCCGCCGTCATGGGCACCGCCGCCGTCGCCACCGCGGGCGCGGCGCTGCCCGTGCCCCGCGTCCCCGGTCTGCGCACCGTCTGCGCGGCCGTCTGGGCGCTGTCGCTGCTGCTGCTCCTCGCCCTGCTCGCGGCTCGCGCGCTGCACTGGACCCACCACCGCGACCAGGCCCGCGCCCATCTCCTCGATCCGGCCGTGGCCCCGTTCTACGGCTGCCTTTCGATGGCCCTGCTCGCCGTCGGCGGCGGTGCCCTCACCCTCGGCCGCGACTGGATCGGCGACGACGCCGCGCTCGCCCTGGACGTCGTCCTGTTCACCGCCGGTACGGCGACCGGGCTGGCGGCGGCCGTGGCCGTCCCGTATCTGATGGCCGTACGGCATCGGGCCCCGGCGGCGCAGGCGACGCCCGTGTGGCTGCTGCCGCTGGTCGCGCCGATGGTGGCGGCGGCCGTCGGCCCGCTCCTCGTGCCGCATCTGCCACCGGGGCAGGCCCGCGCGACGCTGCTGCTGGGCTGTGTGGCGATGTTCGGGCTGAGCCTGCTCGCCACCCTGCTGATGCTGCCGCTGGTGTTCGCCCGGCTGATCACCGGCGGCCCGCTGCCGCTCGCGCTGACGCCGTCGCTGTTCCTGGTGCTGGGCCCGCTCGGGCAGTCCACGACGGCCGTCGGCGCGTTCGCGGACGCCGCCCCGGGCGCGCTGCCCGCCCCGTACGGCGAGAGCCTCGGCGTCCTCGCCGTGCTGTACGGCGTGCCCGTCATGGGGTTCGCCCTGCTGTGGCTGGGGCTGGCCGGTGCGCACGTCGTGCGCGCCCGGCGGCTCGGCATGGGCTTCGCGATGACCTGGTGGGCGTTCACCTTCCCGGTCGGCACCTGTGTCACGGGCGCCGCCGCGCTCGCCCGGCACACCGGGCTGTTCGTCTACGACGGGCTCGCGGTGGCCCTGTACGGCCTGCTGGTGGCCGCCTGGGCCGTCGCCGCCGTGCACACCGTGCGCGGCCTGTTCAGCGGAGCGCTGCTCGCAGCGCCCCGGCCAGCACCCGTGGCGCCTCGGCCAGTGACGGTCCGTACCACGTCAGGTGCCGTCCGCTGA
- a CDS encoding helical backbone metal receptor, which translates to MRVVSLVPSLTEAVAVSAPGVLVGATDWCTHPDGLDVTRIGGTKNPALDRITALGPDLVVANEEENRAADLDALRAAGVEVLLTEVRDVPAAFRELARVLDACGVRTRPRWLDEAEAAWSSPPGLPRRVTAVVPVWRRPWMVLGRDTFAGDVLARLGVDHLYAGHADRYPRVPLDELRAAAPDVVVLPDEPYRFTAGDGPDAFDPLPCALVSGRHLTWYGPSLAEAPRVLAGALRAALR; encoded by the coding sequence ATGCGCGTCGTTTCCCTGGTGCCGTCGCTGACGGAGGCCGTCGCCGTGTCCGCGCCCGGCGTCCTGGTCGGCGCCACCGACTGGTGCACCCACCCCGACGGGCTGGACGTCACCCGGATCGGCGGCACCAAGAACCCCGCGCTCGACCGGATCACCGCCCTCGGGCCCGACCTGGTCGTCGCCAACGAGGAGGAGAACCGCGCGGCCGACCTCGACGCGCTGCGCGCCGCGGGCGTGGAGGTCCTGCTGACCGAGGTGCGGGACGTGCCGGCGGCCTTCCGTGAGCTGGCGCGGGTGCTGGACGCGTGCGGGGTGCGGACCCGGCCGCGGTGGCTGGACGAGGCCGAGGCCGCCTGGTCGTCCCCGCCCGGGCTCCCGCGCCGGGTGACGGCCGTGGTGCCGGTGTGGCGGCGCCCGTGGATGGTGCTGGGCCGCGACACGTTCGCCGGGGACGTCCTGGCCCGCCTCGGCGTGGACCATCTGTACGCCGGGCATGCGGACCGCTATCCGCGCGTCCCCCTGGACGAACTGCGGGCCGCGGCGCCGGACGTCGTCGTCCTCCCCGACGAGCCGTACCGCTTCACGGCCGGGGACGGCCCGGACGCGTTCGACCCGCTGCCGTGCGCGCTCGTCAGCGGACGGCACCTGACGTGGTACGGACCGTCACTGGCCGAGGCGCCACGGGTGCTGGCCGGGGCGCTGCGAGCAGCGCTCCGCTGA
- a CDS encoding ABC transporter permease/substrate binding protein, with protein MPRLRLGDWVDSGVDWLVAHMGWLFDAVKAVVEGMYDGVNTVLTAPEPLLLAGILAVLAWWLRSLVAGVLAFGGFALIDSLDLWDRAMSTLALVLVATLIALVISVPLGIWAARSRTVSAVLRPVLDLLQTMPSMVLLIPAILFFGLGTAAGVIATLIFALAPGVRMTELGIRQVDGELVEAAEAFGTTPRDTLLRVQLPLALPTIMAGINQVIMLSLSMVVIAGMVGTGGLGGAVNEAIGQLDIGFGFEAGVGIVVLAIYLDRITGALGTHISPLGRRSAAKARAAGAPKVWNHRPRPVVAVAGVAVLALVAGGMGVFGPSSGTAEASATNIGEGKKLKLGYIPWDEGIASTFLWKELLERRGFDVETTQYAAGPLYTGLATGQLDFQTDSWLPVTHAEYWKKYGKQLEDLGSWYGPTSLELSVPSYMKDVKSLADLKNKSGDFKGKIVGIEPSAGMMGLLKDKVLKEYGLEDSYDVVDGSTPAMLAELKRAYATKEPIVVTLWSPHWAYSDYDLKKLEDPKGAWGSGDDVHTLARKGFAEDNPEVGAWLKDFSMTEKQLTGLESEITKAGKGKEQDAVRAWLDRNPGLVDKWAPVAGSDHKSQAAG; from the coding sequence GTGCCTAGGCTGCGTCTCGGCGACTGGGTCGACTCCGGAGTCGACTGGCTCGTCGCCCACATGGGCTGGCTCTTCGACGCCGTCAAGGCCGTCGTGGAAGGCATGTACGACGGTGTGAACACCGTCCTGACCGCACCCGAGCCCCTGCTCCTCGCGGGCATCCTCGCCGTGCTGGCGTGGTGGCTGCGCAGCCTGGTCGCGGGCGTCCTCGCGTTCGGCGGGTTCGCCCTGATCGACTCGCTCGACCTGTGGGACCGGGCGATGTCCACGCTCGCCCTGGTCCTGGTCGCGACCCTCATCGCCCTGGTGATCTCGGTCCCGCTGGGCATCTGGGCGGCCCGGTCCAGGACGGTCAGCGCGGTGCTGCGGCCCGTCCTGGACCTGCTTCAGACGATGCCGTCGATGGTGCTGCTCATCCCGGCCATCCTGTTCTTCGGGCTGGGCACCGCCGCCGGTGTCATCGCCACCCTGATCTTCGCGCTCGCTCCCGGCGTCCGCATGACCGAGCTGGGCATCCGGCAGGTCGACGGCGAGCTGGTGGAGGCCGCCGAGGCGTTCGGCACCACACCCCGCGACACCCTGCTGCGCGTCCAGCTGCCGCTGGCCCTGCCCACGATCATGGCGGGCATCAACCAGGTCATCATGCTGAGTCTGTCGATGGTCGTCATCGCCGGCATGGTCGGCACCGGCGGCCTCGGCGGCGCGGTCAACGAGGCCATCGGCCAGCTCGACATCGGCTTCGGCTTCGAGGCGGGCGTCGGCATCGTCGTCCTCGCCATCTACCTGGACCGCATCACCGGTGCGCTCGGCACGCACATCTCCCCGCTCGGCCGCCGCAGCGCCGCCAAGGCCCGCGCGGCCGGCGCCCCCAAGGTGTGGAACCACCGGCCGCGCCCGGTCGTCGCCGTCGCCGGTGTCGCCGTGCTGGCCCTGGTCGCGGGCGGCATGGGCGTCTTCGGCCCGTCCTCCGGCACCGCCGAGGCATCCGCCACGAACATCGGCGAGGGCAAGAAGCTCAAGCTCGGCTACATCCCGTGGGACGAGGGCATCGCCTCCACTTTCCTCTGGAAGGAACTGCTGGAGCGGCGCGGCTTCGACGTCGAGACCACCCAGTACGCCGCCGGGCCGCTCTACACGGGCCTCGCCACCGGGCAGCTCGACTTCCAGACCGACTCCTGGCTGCCGGTCACCCACGCCGAGTACTGGAAGAAGTACGGCAAGCAGCTCGAGGACCTCGGCTCCTGGTACGGCCCCACCTCGCTGGAGCTCTCCGTCCCCTCGTACATGAAGGACGTGAAGTCGCTGGCGGACCTGAAGAACAAGTCCGGCGACTTCAAGGGCAAGATCGTCGGCATCGAGCCGAGCGCCGGGATGATGGGCCTGCTCAAGGACAAGGTCCTCAAGGAGTACGGCCTGGAGGACTCGTACGACGTCGTGGACGGCTCCACGCCCGCGATGCTCGCCGAGCTCAAGCGCGCGTACGCCACAAAGGAGCCCATCGTCGTCACGCTCTGGTCGCCGCACTGGGCGTACAGCGACTACGACCTGAAGAAGCTCGAGGACCCCAAGGGCGCCTGGGGCTCCGGCGACGACGTGCACACCCTCGCCCGCAAGGGCTTCGCCGAGGACAACCCCGAGGTCGGGGCGTGGCTGAAGGACTTCTCCATGACGGAGAAGCAGCTCACCGGCCTGGAGTCGGAGATCACCAAGGCGGGCAAGGGCAAGGAGCAGGACGCCGTGCGCGCCTGGCTGGACCGCAACCCCGGCCTCGTCGACAAGTGGGCCCCGGTCGCCGGATCGGACCACAAGAGCCAGGCGGCCGGGTGA
- a CDS encoding 5'-3' exonuclease produces MLLDTASLYFRAYFGVPDSVKAPDGTPVNAVRGLLDFIDRLVKDHRPDELVACMDADWRPQWRVDLIPSYKAHRVAEEHEGGPDEEEVPDTLSPQVPVIEAVLDALGIARVGVEGYEADDVIGTFTARAKGPVDIVTGDRDLYQLVDDARGVRVLYPLKGVGTLQVTDEAWLREKYGVDGRGYADLALLRGDPSDGLPGVPGIGEKTAAKLLAEFGDLAGIMAAVDDPKAKLTPSQRRRLDESRPYVAVAPTVVRVAADVPLPDVEVAVPRAPRDPEALEALAARWGLGGSLQRLLTTLAE; encoded by the coding sequence ATGCTCCTCGACACCGCCTCGCTGTACTTCCGCGCCTACTTCGGCGTGCCGGACTCGGTGAAGGCCCCCGACGGCACCCCGGTGAACGCCGTGCGCGGGCTCCTCGACTTCATCGACCGCCTCGTCAAGGACCACCGCCCGGACGAACTGGTGGCCTGCATGGACGCCGACTGGCGCCCGCAGTGGCGGGTCGACCTGATCCCCTCCTACAAGGCGCACCGCGTCGCCGAGGAGCACGAGGGCGGCCCCGACGAGGAGGAGGTGCCCGACACCCTGTCCCCGCAGGTGCCGGTCATCGAGGCGGTGCTGGACGCGCTCGGCATCGCGCGGGTCGGCGTCGAGGGCTACGAGGCGGACGACGTGATCGGCACGTTCACCGCCAGGGCGAAGGGCCCCGTCGACATCGTCACCGGCGACCGCGACCTGTACCAGCTGGTGGACGACGCGCGCGGGGTGCGCGTGCTCTACCCGCTGAAGGGCGTCGGCACCCTCCAGGTCACCGACGAGGCGTGGCTGCGCGAGAAGTACGGCGTGGACGGCCGCGGGTACGCGGATCTGGCGCTGCTGCGGGGCGACCCGAGCGACGGCCTGCCGGGTGTGCCCGGGATCGGCGAGAAGACGGCGGCGAAGCTCCTCGCGGAGTTCGGCGACCTCGCCGGGATCATGGCGGCGGTCGACGACCCGAAGGCGAAGCTGACACCCTCGCAGCGCAGGCGGCTGGACGAGTCCCGGCCGTACGTGGCCGTCGCGCCGACCGTGGTGCGGGTCGCCGCCGACGTCCCGCTGCCGGACGTCGAGGTCGCCGTGCCGCGCGCCCCGCGCGATCCGGAGGCGCTGGAGGCACTGGCGGCGCGCTGGGGGCTCGGCGGCTCGCTGCAGCGGCTGCTCACCACGCTGGCCGAGTGA
- a CDS encoding quaternary amine ABC transporter ATP-binding protein translates to MSSRLEADHLYKVFGRRPDQAVERLRQGADREELRADGTTAAVIDASFTVEPGQIFVVMGLSGSGKSTLLRMLNGLLEPTAGHVRFDGQDLTALGDRELRDVRARKISMVFQHFALFPHRSVLENAAYGLAVQGVPRAERERRAAEALELCGLGGWEKSWPDELSGGMQQRVGLARALATDADLLLMDESFSALDPLIRRDMQDQLLQLQKTLKKTIVFITHDLNEAMRLGDRIAVMRDGRIVQTGTAEDILLRPANDYVASFIQDVDRSRVLTASALMDTGVTVDAPLCACETATPDTTFAELCAISTRLTHRVSVVDEAGRVVGVVPRRRLLGFLGDESADPSPCDNPEGKVTARA, encoded by the coding sequence GTGTCATCCAGGCTTGAGGCCGACCATCTGTACAAGGTGTTCGGCAGACGACCGGACCAGGCTGTCGAACGGCTCCGCCAGGGAGCCGACCGGGAGGAACTGCGCGCCGACGGCACCACCGCCGCCGTGATCGACGCCTCCTTCACGGTCGAACCCGGCCAGATCTTCGTCGTCATGGGCCTGTCCGGCTCCGGCAAGTCCACCTTGCTGCGCATGCTGAACGGCCTGCTGGAGCCGACCGCGGGGCACGTCCGCTTCGACGGGCAGGACCTGACCGCGCTCGGCGACCGCGAGCTGCGCGACGTCCGTGCCCGCAAGATCAGCATGGTGTTCCAGCACTTCGCTCTCTTCCCGCACCGCAGCGTCCTGGAGAACGCCGCCTACGGCCTGGCCGTGCAGGGGGTACCCCGGGCCGAACGGGAGAGACGCGCCGCCGAGGCCCTCGAGCTGTGCGGCCTGGGCGGCTGGGAGAAGTCCTGGCCCGACGAGCTGTCCGGCGGCATGCAGCAGCGCGTGGGCCTCGCCCGCGCCCTCGCCACCGACGCCGACCTGCTCCTCATGGACGAGTCGTTCAGCGCGCTCGACCCACTGATCCGCCGGGACATGCAGGACCAGCTGCTCCAGCTGCAGAAGACCCTGAAGAAGACGATCGTCTTCATCACGCACGACCTCAACGAGGCCATGCGGCTCGGCGACCGCATCGCCGTCATGCGCGACGGACGCATCGTCCAGACCGGCACCGCCGAGGACATCCTGCTGCGCCCCGCGAACGACTACGTCGCCTCCTTCATCCAGGACGTCGACCGCTCCCGCGTGCTCACCGCGAGCGCGCTCATGGACACCGGCGTCACCGTGGACGCCCCGCTCTGCGCGTGCGAGACCGCGACCCCCGACACGACATTCGCCGAGCTCTGCGCGATCAGCACCCGGCTGACGCACCGCGTCTCGGTCGTGGACGAGGCCGGCCGGGTCGTCGGCGTCGTACCGCGCCGCCGGCTCCTCGGCTTCCTCGGGGACGAGAGCGCCGATCCCTCGCCCTGCGACAACCCCGAGGGGAAGGTGACCGCCCGTGCCTAG
- a CDS encoding siderophore-interacting protein, translated as MAERPARKPRKVRSAQVVRTERLTPHMQRVVLGGEGLADFTADTCTDHYVKLLFSPEGADFPEPFDLERVREELPREQWPVTRTYTVRAWDPEHRELTLDFVIHGDEGLAGPWALRARPGETVRFLGPGGAYAPDAAADWHLFAGDESALPAIARSLESLPAGAAAHAFVEVSGPEEELKIDSDVEVVWLHRGARPVGEALLDAVRSFAFPEGRVHAFVHGEAHFVKELRHLLRVERSVPREDLSISGYWRLGHNEDGWQASKRDWNARIEAEQEGAPTA; from the coding sequence ATGGCAGAACGCCCTGCCCGCAAGCCACGGAAGGTCCGTTCCGCGCAGGTCGTCCGCACCGAACGGCTGACCCCGCACATGCAGCGTGTGGTGCTCGGCGGCGAGGGCCTCGCCGACTTCACGGCGGACACCTGCACGGACCACTACGTGAAGCTCCTCTTCTCCCCCGAGGGCGCCGACTTCCCCGAGCCCTTCGACCTGGAGCGCGTCCGCGAGGAACTGCCGCGCGAGCAGTGGCCGGTGACCCGGACGTACACCGTGCGGGCCTGGGACCCCGAGCACCGTGAGCTGACGCTGGACTTCGTGATCCACGGCGACGAGGGCCTGGCCGGCCCCTGGGCGCTGCGCGCCCGACCCGGTGAGACCGTCCGCTTCCTCGGCCCCGGCGGCGCCTACGCCCCCGACGCCGCCGCCGACTGGCATCTGTTCGCGGGTGACGAGAGCGCCCTGCCCGCGATCGCCCGCTCCCTGGAGTCGCTGCCCGCCGGCGCCGCCGCCCACGCCTTCGTGGAGGTGTCCGGCCCCGAGGAGGAGCTGAAGATCGACTCGGACGTCGAGGTGGTCTGGCTGCACCGCGGTGCGCGCCCCGTCGGAGAGGCGCTGCTCGACGCGGTGCGCTCCTTCGCCTTCCCCGAGGGCCGTGTCCACGCCTTCGTCCACGGCGAGGCGCACTTCGTGAAGGAGCTGCGCCATCTGCTCCGCGTGGAGCGGAGCGTGCCCCGCGAGGACCTGTCGATCTCCGGCTACTGGCGCCTCGGTCACAACGAGGACGGCTGGCAGGCGTCCAAGCGGGACTGGAACGCGCGTATCGAGGCGGAGCAGGAGGGGGCGCCGACGGCGTAG
- a CDS encoding terpene synthase family protein, protein MRLQGLVVGHPAARRYLFSAVADLAAYSYPDATGEDLDLAFDTMGWFFLLDDLFDVPEGCEADEAVDVCRQLIALVGDGTRPHPDSEPPLVTAFADIWRRTRAGMSEEWRQRAAHNWVDYLVGNLTEEIDRRTWVPQDFATRMRIGHRTLGLVPSLDLAERLGHFEIPPLVWHSSHLDSMRRAAVDAVKLINEIMSLENDDARGDPNLVHCLMRQRDCSRQEAIPIAVALVQSAVARLHEQARMIPLFSSRLGLTGAQSEKLHRYATAMLTWIRGSYDWSRSNGRYSPHTANALSPDESGQLHPTNLAPVSR, encoded by the coding sequence ATGCGCCTCCAGGGACTCGTGGTGGGCCACCCGGCCGCCCGCCGCTACCTGTTCTCGGCGGTGGCGGACCTGGCCGCCTACAGCTACCCGGACGCCACCGGCGAGGACCTCGACCTGGCCTTCGACACCATGGGCTGGTTCTTCCTCCTCGACGACCTCTTCGACGTCCCTGAGGGCTGCGAGGCCGACGAGGCCGTCGACGTGTGCCGGCAGCTCATCGCGCTCGTCGGCGACGGCACCCGGCCGCACCCCGACAGCGAACCGCCCCTGGTGACGGCCTTCGCGGACATCTGGCGCCGCACCCGGGCGGGCATGTCCGAGGAGTGGCGGCAGCGGGCCGCCCACAACTGGGTCGACTATCTGGTGGGGAATCTGACCGAGGAGATCGACCGGCGCACCTGGGTCCCCCAGGACTTCGCCACCCGGATGCGGATAGGGCACCGCACCCTGGGTCTGGTCCCCTCGCTCGACCTCGCCGAGCGGCTCGGCCACTTCGAGATCCCGCCGCTCGTCTGGCACAGCAGCCACCTCGACTCGATGCGCCGGGCCGCCGTCGACGCCGTCAAGCTGATCAACGAGATCATGTCCCTGGAGAACGACGACGCCCGCGGCGACCCGAACCTCGTGCACTGCCTGATGCGGCAGCGCGACTGCTCCCGGCAGGAGGCCATCCCGATCGCCGTCGCCCTCGTCCAGAGCGCGGTCGCCCGGCTCCACGAGCAGGCCAGGATGATCCCCTTGTTCTCGTCCCGGCTCGGCCTCACGGGCGCCCAGTCCGAGAAGCTCCACCGGTATGCGACGGCCATGCTCACCTGGATCCGCGGCAGCTACGACTGGAGCCGGAGCAACGGCCGTTACTCCCCCCACACGGCCAACGCCCTCAGCCCCGACGAGTCGGGCCAGCTGCACCCCACGAACCTGGCACCGGTGTCGCGCTAG